In Armigeres subalbatus isolate Guangzhou_Male unplaced genomic scaffold, GZ_Asu_2 Contig1086, whole genome shotgun sequence, the following are encoded in one genomic region:
- the LOC134202200 gene encoding uncharacterized protein LOC134202200: MTLEESMERFWKTEELTVCNSYSLEERHYEQVCQSTTSRDENSRYIVRLPKKADFDAMLGDSKNNALRRYDQLERRLNRDLTLKEEYHAFMKEYLSLGHMRLVETDDGTKHPTYYLPHHPVMKEDSTTTKVRVVFDGSARTSTGFSLNEALCVGPVVQDDLLSLILRFRTYPDALVGDIAKMYRQVQVHPEDRSLQRILFRFSNGTPVQIYELLTVTYGLAPSSYLATRTLQQLTTDEGDAYSMAGPSLRKNFYVDDYIGGANSVEEAVQLRIELSDLLNKGGFELRKWTSNRLKVQA; this comes from the coding sequence ATGACCCTGGAAGAAAGCATGGAACGATTTTGGAAAACGGAGGAGCTGACTGTTTGTAATAGTTATTCCCTAGAAGAACGTCATTACGAGCAGGTTTGCCAATCCACTACCTCAAGGGACGAAAACAGTCGTTACATCGTACGCTTACCAAAGAAAGCTGATTTTGATGCGATGCTTGGAGATTCCAAGAACAATGCTCTTCGGCGTTACGATCAGCTCGAACGTCGCCTCAATCGAGACTTAACATTAAAAGAAGAGTACCACGCATTTATGAAGGAGTACCTCTCCCTCGGCCACATGCGGCTAGTCGAGACGGACGATGGTACTAAACATCCAACATATTATTTGCCGCACCACCCCGTGATGAAGGAGGATAGTACTACCACAAAGGTTAGAGTCGTCTTCGATGGTTCGGCTCGTACTTCCACTGGCTTCTCATTGAACGAAGCACTATGCGTGGGTCCGGTGGTCCAAGATGACCTTCTTTCCCTCATCCTGCGATTTCGCACTTATCCGGATGCCCTTGTCGGAGACATCGCTAAAATGTACCGGCAAGTACAAGTGCATCCAGAAGACCGATCTCTGCAACGTATTCTGTTCCGATTCTCCAACGGTACTCCTGTCCAGATTTACGAACTTCTGACCGTAACCTATGGCCTAGCTCCTTCCTCCTATCTAGCCACTCGCACTCTGCAGCAGCTTACGACAGATGAAGGTGATGCGTATTCTATGGCAGGACCGTCGTTGCGCAAAAATTTCTATGTCGATGACTATATTGGAGGGGCTAATTCCGTGGAAGAAGCAGTCCAGCTTCGAATAGAGCTATCGGATCTGCTTAacaaaggaggcttcgagctaaGGAAGTGGACGTCGAATCGCTTGAAGGTTCAGGCATGA